Proteins co-encoded in one Brassica oleracea var. oleracea cultivar TO1000 chromosome C4, BOL, whole genome shotgun sequence genomic window:
- the LOC106340695 gene encoding protein ORGAN SIZE RELATED 1-like has protein sequence MRVHDQRLRFDVTPKPMGLTGSSFITARSIAVLLFVSLSLLILPPFLPPLPPPPATFLLLPLILMILLIFLAFSPSNEPSLAVESLYP, from the coding sequence ATGAGGGTACATGATCAACGGCTGAGATTTGATGTCACACCCAAGCCAATGGGTTTAACCGGAAGTTCATTTATCACGGCCAGATCCATCGCAGTTCTTCTATTTGTCTCTCTGTCTCTTCTGATTCTACCACCGTTCCTTCCGCCGCTTCCACCGCCTCCGGCGACGTTCCTCCTCCTCCCTCTCATCCTCATGATTCTCCTCATCTTTTTGGCCTTTTCTCCATCTAATGAGCCTAGCCTCGCCGTAGAATCTCTCTACCCCTGA
- the LOC106341034 gene encoding transcription factor bHLH100 produces MCALVPPLFPNFGWPCGDQGFYVNDDVANTFLDFPLPDLEVAHQNVSSERHRTLGLQNPVLMKKLNHNASERGRRKKINEMFSALRSCLPSTNQSKKLSVSATVSQALEYIPELQEQVNMLIKKKDELSFRISGQKDLLNTNQNDKPEKGYASTVSATNLGETGLMVQISSLQTVKCSFGNVLSGLEEDGLVLVDASSSRSQGERLFYTLHLQMDNCNLNFEELRSRLLYLYEKC; encoded by the exons ATGTGTGCACTTGTCCCTCCATTGTTTCCCAATTTCGGCTGGCCTTGCGGAGACCAAGGCTTCTATGTAAACGACGACGTAGCCAACACGTTTCTTGATTTTCCGTTGCCGGACTTGGAGGTGGCTCATCAGAATGTGTCGTCGGAGAGACATAGAACTTTAGGGTTACAGAATCCTGTCCTGATGAAGAAGCTTAATCACAACGCGAGCGAGCGTGGTCGCCGTAAGAAGATCAACGAAATGTTCTCAGCTCTCCGTTCTTGTCTCCCATCTACCAATCAATCG AAGAAGTTAAGTGTTTCTGCAACAGTTTCTCAGGCCCTAGAGTACATACCAGAGCTGCAAGAGCAAGTCAACATGCTCATAAAGAAGAAAGACGAGCTCTCGTTTCGAATCTCGGGTCAAAAAGATCTCCTTAACACTAACCAAAATGATAAGCCAGAGAAAGGTTATGCATCAACGGTTTCTGCAACTAACCTAGGTGAGACAGGTTTAATGGTCCAGATTTCATCGTTACAGACTGTAAAGTGTTCGTTCGGGAACGTATTGAGTGGACTAGAAGAAGATGGGTTGGTTCTCGTGGATGCTTCATCTTCAAGGTCTCAAGGAGAGAGACTCTTTTACACTTTGCATCTTCAGATGGATAATTGCAATCTGAATTTTGAAGAGTTACGTAGTAGGTTGTTGTACTTGTACGAGAAATGTTGA
- the LOC106341025 gene encoding protein RER1B-like, with protein MIVWITATSSSRSEEVSFWVSREALIHYPDSSVFQESQMDGSGGGGDSSGSIATVAVDPELDLSSDAGASLPTRGSDEFKPFIRRLPEFKFWYSMTKAFCIAFLMTFFSVFDVPVFWPILLCCWVVLFFLTMRRQISHMIKHNYIPFSIGKQKYSGRRSSASSGGASRAD; from the exons ATGATTGTGTGGATAACTGCCACTTCTTCGTCGAGGAGTGAGGAGGTCTCCTTTTGGGTCAGCAGAGAAGCTCTCATTCACTATCCAGATTCCTCC GTTTTTCAAGAATCGCAAATGGACGGAAGCGGCGGCGGTGGTGACAGTAGCGGTTCCATAGCCACGGTGGCGGTTGATCCTGAGCTCGACCTCTCCTCTGATGCTGGAGCTTCTCTCCCTACTCGAGGCTCTGATGAGTTCAAGCCTTTTATCCGCCGTCTCCCCGAGTTCAAATTCTG GTACTCCATGACTAAGGCCTTCTGCATAGCTTTCCTCATGACGTTCTTCTCGGTCTTTGATGTCCCTGTCTTCTGGCCTATTCTGCTTTGCTGCTGGGTCGTTCTCTTTTTCCTCACCATGAGACGCCAAATCTCCCACATGATCAAGCACAACTACATCCCTTTCAGCATCGGTAAACAG AAATATAGTGGCCGGAGATCTTCTGCGAGTAGCGGTGGTGCCTCTCGTGCGGATTGA
- the LOC106337394 gene encoding haloacid dehalogenase-like hydrolase domain-containing protein 3, whose translation MASSRSSRLATTLLSSISRGSGRTARTGGALLSRRRMISSASSSSSAAAAVVADDESGGIYGLGGALKEYVDYRRSLYGEFTHKALLVDAVGTLLVPAQPTAQIYKNIGEKYGVEYSEAEILTRYRRAYQKPWGQSHLRYVNDARPFWQYIVSASTGCSNSQYFEELYDYFTTEQAWKLCDPEAEKVFKAFKDAGVKVAIVSNFDTRLRPLLRALRCEDWFDAVAVSAEVEAEKPNPTIFLKACELLGVNPEDAVHVGDDRRNDLWGARDAGCDAWLWGSEVTSFKQVAQRIGVKV comes from the exons ATGGCGTCGTCACGAAGCAGTAGGTTAGCGACAACACTTCTCTCCTCGATCTCCCGCGGATCGGGACGTACCGCGAGAACCGGGGGAGCATTGCTCAGCCGCCGCCGGATGATCTCCTCTGCTTCGTCGTCGTCGTCCGCTGCTGCTGCCGTTGTGGCGGATGATGAATCGGGAGGGATCTACGGGTTGGGAGGTGCGTTGAAGGAGTACGTAGATTACAGGAGATCTCTCTACGGCGAGTTCACTCACAAGGCGTTGCTCGTTGACGCCGTTGGTACTCTCCTCGTTCCCGCCCAACCTACGGCTCAG ATATACAAGAACATTGGAGAGAAGTATGGAGTTGAGTACTCGGAGGCTGAGATACTTACTAGATACAGACGAGCTTATCAGAAACCATGGGGCCAATCTCATCTCAG GTATGTGAACGACGCGAGACCTTTCTGGCAATATATAGTTAGTGCATCAACAGGCTGTTCGAATTCTCAGTACTTTGAGGAGCTTTACGACTATTTTACTACAGAACAG GCGTGGAAGCTATGTGATCCAGAGGCAGAGAAAGTGTTCAAGGCTTTCAAAGACGCGGGTGTAAAAGTTGCCATTGTCTCCAACTTCGACACTCGGTTAAGACCTCTCCTACGAGCACTGAGATGTGAAGACTGGTTCGATGCTGTGGCTGTTTCAGCAGAA GTTGAAGCGGAGAAGCCAAACCCGACCATCTTCTTGAAAGCTTGTGAGTTGTTAGGTGTGAATCCTGAGGATGCGGTTCATGTAGGAGATGACCGTAGGAATGATTTATGGGGCGCTAGAGATGCAGGCTGTGACGCTTGGCTTTGGGGAAGTGAAGTTACTTCTTTTAAACAG GTTGCTCAGCGGATAGGAGTCAAGGTCTGA
- the LOC106340980 gene encoding uncharacterized protein LOC106340980: MGNLKSLALLALLFSLSLAVFADTSNDAATHAKEEVKPSEATDAIAPQQRGCRYGCCGAYAYGQCAACCSRPQAAEAETEANDVVVEPEQRGRGGCRYGCCGSYAFGRCSACCSKAQAEEAMKTEAVEENAVEPQQRGGGCRYGCCGSWRYGRCSYCCRGPQAEAEVVEPQQIRRCRYGCCGRYPYARCSVCCTKKMATEEETKTEEAKP; the protein is encoded by the exons ATGGGCAACCTCAAGTCTCTCGCTCTCTTGGCTTTGCTCTTTTCCCTCTCTCTCGCTGTTTTTGCCGACACATCCAATGACGCCGCTACACATG CTAAGGAAGAAGTGAAACCAAGTGAAGCGACCGATGCCATAGCGCCACAACAACGTGGTTGTAGATACGGATGCTGCGGAGCCTATGCTTATGGACAGTGCGCCGCTTGCTGCAGCCGACCTCAGGCCGCGGAGGCCGAAACCGAGGCCAATGACGTTGTTGTAGAGCCTGAGCAGCGGGGGCGTGGTGGTTGTAGGTACGGATGTTGCGGATCCTACGCTTTTGGACGATGCAGCGCTTGCTGCAGCAAAGCCCAAGCTGAGGAGGCTATGAAGACCGAGGCTGTTGAGGAGAACGCTGTTGAGCCTCAGCAAAGGGGTGGTGGTTGTAGGTATGGATGTTGCGGATCATGGCGTTATGGACGGTGCAGCTACTGTTGCCGAGGTCCTCAAGCCGAGGCTGAAGTTGTTGAGCCCCAGCAAATCCGTAGATGTAGGTACGGTTGCTGCGGAAGGTACCCTTATGCGCGGTGCAGTGTTTGTTGTACCAAAAAGATGGCTACAGAGGAAGAGACGAAAACGGAAGAAGCTAAGCCATGA